Genomic segment of bacterium:
CAATCGAGTAGGCGTCCAGAACCGAGAGCGCGCGAATGGCCAGGTCTTCCGCCTCGGGAATCGGGCTCGGTCCCACCGCCAGTCCGATGTCTCGATCGGTGATCACGCCGACCAGCTTTCCTTCGTCCGTCACCGGGAGGTGACGCATATCGTGTTCCGTCATCATCGCGCGGGCACTGCTGACCCGTTCATCGATCTCGATGGAATAGGGGAACGGGGTCATTGCAGCACTGAGGGATGGTACGACAGGCATTCGGCTCCTCTTCTCCCCGTCGATCGTGTGGAAGGGGATGCGGAAACGAACTGCATGTTGGGTGCCAGCTCCGACCGCCGCAGCGCTCCGATGGGGAGCGACGAATGTGCCGTCGTGTCTCACTGATTGAGCCAGCATCTGCGGATCTCGACGAGTCCGTCTGCTGCCTGCCGGATGGGGTCAAGTCGGCTATCGGTCTATGCCGAAACAGGAAATCAAGGGAAGGAATGCCCGTGGCCAGCCACGTAGAGCCATTCGAAATCTCGAGACTCCGGATACTGGAGGCAAGGGTGGTTTCCCGCGAGCTTGGGTCCTAAGCCGTGTTTACGATCTACGA
This window contains:
- a CDS encoding CBS domain-containing protein, producing the protein MPVVPSLSAAMTPFPYSIEIDERVSSARAMMTEHDMRHLPVTDEGKLVGVITDRDIGLAVGPSPIPEAEDLAIRALSVLDAYSIDIATPLRDVLLDMADRHIGSALVTKRGKLAGIFTATDACRCFGEYLNAQSPRNNDAA